From Eleftheria terrae, the proteins below share one genomic window:
- a CDS encoding 2OG-Fe(II) oxygenase, whose protein sequence is MEITSLGAGVYTIDGFLSEDECRAYIELGERLGFSAAAIGSGEEARILREARNNDRILLDDAALAARLFEKARPWLPAEIDGWSVCGFNERLRLYRYGHGQYFKWHQDGTFRRSDQEESFLTFMVYLNDDFQGGETRFRWDRAQPRLGRALVFPHRVSHQGSDVAGGIKYVLRTDVMYRALPAPAPTPAP, encoded by the coding sequence ATGGAAATCACATCACTGGGCGCTGGCGTCTACACCATCGACGGTTTTCTCAGCGAGGACGAGTGCCGGGCTTATATCGAGCTGGGCGAGCGCCTGGGTTTCAGTGCCGCCGCCATCGGCAGCGGTGAGGAGGCCCGCATCCTCAGGGAAGCACGCAACAACGACCGCATCCTGCTCGATGACGCGGCACTGGCCGCCCGGCTGTTCGAGAAAGCCCGGCCCTGGCTGCCGGCCGAGATCGACGGCTGGAGCGTGTGCGGTTTCAACGAGCGGCTGCGGCTCTACCGTTACGGCCACGGCCAGTACTTCAAATGGCACCAGGACGGCACCTTTCGCCGCTCCGACCAGGAAGAAAGCTTCCTGACCTTCATGGTCTACCTGAATGACGATTTCCAGGGCGGCGAAACGCGCTTCCGCTGGGATCGCGCCCAGCCGCGCCTGGGCCGCGCATTGGTATTTCCCCATCGCGTCAGCCACCAGGGTTCGGATGTGGCCGGCGGCATCAAATACGTGCTGCGCACCGACGTGATGTACCGGGCCCTGCCCGCGCCTGCGCCCACCCCGGCGCCCTGA
- the leuE gene encoding leucine efflux protein LeuE yields MFYGITDIVTFVLGCIVIVLLPGPNSLYVMSVASRWGVAAGYRGAFGVFVGDLVLMLLSATGAASLLRATPALFLAIKYAGAAYLLWMGVGLLRGALARYRQRDADPAADAPPAADGARPFRTALLISLMNPKAILFFVSFFIQFVDPGYAHPALSFFILGSIVQTCCLLYLSVLILAGARLAQQFRRHRRLSAAGTGGVGGLFIGFAAKLLNASLG; encoded by the coding sequence ATGTTTTACGGCATCACCGACATCGTCACCTTTGTCCTCGGCTGCATCGTGATCGTGCTGCTGCCCGGGCCTAATTCACTGTATGTGATGTCGGTCGCCTCGCGCTGGGGGGTGGCTGCAGGTTATCGCGGTGCCTTCGGCGTGTTTGTCGGCGACCTGGTGCTGATGCTGCTGTCGGCCACCGGCGCCGCCTCCCTGCTGCGCGCCACGCCGGCCTTGTTTCTCGCCATCAAGTATGCCGGCGCCGCCTATTTGCTGTGGATGGGCGTGGGCCTGCTGCGCGGCGCGCTGGCCCGCTATCGCCAGCGTGATGCCGACCCTGCCGCCGACGCCCCGCCCGCCGCCGACGGTGCGCGGCCCTTCCGCACGGCCCTGCTGATCAGCCTGATGAACCCGAAGGCCATCCTGTTCTTCGTGTCCTTCTTCATCCAGTTCGTCGACCCCGGTTATGCGCATCCGGCCCTGTCGTTCTTCATTCTGGGCAGCATCGTGCAGACCTGCTGCCTGCTGTACCTGTCGGTGCTGATCCTGGCCGGGGCACGGCTGGCGCAGCAGTTCCGCCGCCATCGCCGGCTGTCGGCGGCCGGTACCGGCGGCGTGGGTGGCCTCTTCATCGGTTTCGCCGCCAAGCTGCTGAACGCGAGCCTGGGGTAG
- a CDS encoding putative bifunctional diguanylate cyclase/phosphodiesterase, which translates to MNTAWLVPHYDPLTVLLSVGMAIYAAYVALDLTRRVRDSDRTLARAWLLGGSLAMGTGIWSMHFVGMMAMRLPMQLGYTPGLTALSWLAAVAVSGTALALATVRHCSWRTVAGGALCMGAGISAMHYIGMAALVMQPEVVWDLAWVAVSVVIAVAASATALMIFRIGMGSGERRVLRQLGAAVVMGLAIAGMHYAGMVAAQVPAGALCLSAGSLSGNTLGSVIAGGSLLILTMTLLTSLVDAHLQQRTQRLAGSLRKAEQRLQHVALFDPLTQLASRLAFEDRLTHAMTLCERRGERAAVFFINLDGFKPINDSWGRRAGDSVLVEMAARLRQVAAASDTAARLAGDEFLLLHEQAGDSAVLAQFAQRLLEAFTEPVTVGQHAMQLSCSIGISVYPGDGAGDKLVGNAEAAMNAAKRAGGGSYRFFEASMDAGVRELVELQQELRRGLAGQEFELYYQPKLHGSSGQITGVEALVRWNHPRRGLLAPGVFIPVAERFGLIGLLGQWILEEACRQLQAWAAQGVMMRVAINLSMHQLRQDDLAERIASAIQRHGLDPSLLTFEITESAAMENPEATLRTFKRIAAIGATLSIDDFGTGYSSLSHLRQLPAKQLKIDRSFVKDLETSGDARAIVDAVVQLAHAMGLRVVAEGVETEGQHHILRTFACDELQGFLFARPMPADKLTLWILEDRHSSRPLEFRPSIYGEPALLPVEH; encoded by the coding sequence ATGAACACAGCGTGGCTCGTCCCCCACTACGACCCGCTCACGGTCCTGCTGTCCGTGGGCATGGCGATCTATGCCGCCTACGTCGCGCTCGACCTGACCCGCCGCGTGCGCGACAGCGACCGCACACTCGCTCGCGCCTGGCTGCTGGGCGGCTCGCTCGCCATGGGCACCGGCATCTGGTCGATGCACTTCGTCGGCATGATGGCCATGCGCCTGCCGATGCAGCTGGGCTACACGCCGGGCCTCACCGCCCTGTCGTGGCTGGCGGCGGTGGCGGTGTCGGGCACCGCGCTCGCGCTCGCCACCGTGCGCCACTGCAGCTGGCGCACGGTGGCCGGCGGCGCCCTGTGCATGGGCGCCGGCATCAGCGCCATGCACTACATCGGCATGGCGGCCCTCGTGATGCAGCCGGAGGTGGTCTGGGACCTGGCCTGGGTGGCGGTGTCGGTGGTGATTGCGGTGGCCGCCTCGGCCACCGCACTGATGATCTTCCGCATCGGCATGGGCAGCGGCGAGCGGCGCGTGCTGCGCCAGCTGGGCGCCGCGGTGGTGATGGGTCTGGCCATTGCCGGCATGCACTACGCCGGGATGGTGGCAGCCCAGGTGCCGGCCGGCGCGCTGTGCCTGAGCGCCGGCTCGCTCTCAGGCAACACGCTGGGCAGCGTGATCGCGGGCGGCTCCCTGCTCATCCTGACGATGACGCTGCTGACCTCCCTGGTCGACGCCCACCTGCAGCAGCGCACCCAGCGCCTGGCCGGCTCCCTGCGCAAGGCCGAGCAACGGCTGCAGCATGTGGCGCTGTTCGATCCGCTGACGCAGCTGGCCAGCCGGCTGGCCTTCGAGGACCGGCTGACCCACGCCATGACGCTGTGCGAACGCCGTGGCGAACGGGCGGCCGTGTTTTTCATCAACCTCGACGGCTTCAAGCCCATCAACGATTCCTGGGGCCGCCGCGCCGGGGACAGCGTGCTGGTCGAGATGGCGGCGCGGCTGCGCCAAGTCGCAGCGGCCTCCGACACCGCGGCCCGCCTGGCCGGCGACGAATTCCTGCTGCTGCACGAGCAGGCCGGCGACAGCGCCGTGCTGGCGCAGTTCGCGCAGCGGCTGCTGGAAGCCTTCACCGAGCCGGTGACGGTCGGCCAGCATGCGATGCAGCTGTCCTGCTCCATCGGCATCTCCGTCTATCCGGGCGACGGCGCGGGCGACAAGCTGGTCGGCAACGCCGAGGCGGCCATGAACGCCGCCAAGCGCGCCGGCGGCGGCAGCTACCGCTTTTTCGAAGCCAGCATGGACGCCGGCGTGCGTGAGCTGGTGGAACTGCAGCAGGAGCTGCGTCGCGGCCTGGCCGGCCAGGAGTTCGAGCTGTACTACCAGCCCAAGCTGCACGGCAGCAGCGGCCAGATCACCGGCGTGGAGGCGCTGGTGCGCTGGAACCATCCACGACGCGGCCTGCTCGCGCCCGGCGTGTTCATCCCGGTGGCCGAGCGTTTCGGCCTGATCGGCCTGCTGGGCCAATGGATCCTGGAGGAAGCCTGCCGCCAGCTGCAGGCCTGGGCGGCACAGGGCGTGATGATGCGGGTGGCCATCAACCTGTCCATGCACCAGTTGCGCCAGGACGACCTGGCCGAACGCATTGCGAGCGCCATCCAGCGGCACGGCCTGGACCCGTCGCTGCTGACGTTCGAGATCACCGAATCGGCGGCGATGGAAAACCCCGAGGCCACGCTGCGCACCTTCAAGCGCATTGCCGCGATCGGCGCCACCCTGTCCATCGATGACTTCGGCACCGGCTACTCCAGCCTGAGCCACCTGCGCCAGCTGCCGGCCAAGCAGTTGAAGATCGACCGCAGCTTCGTGAAGGACCTCGAGACCAGCGGCGACGCCCGCGCCATCGTCGACGCAGTGGTGCAGCTGGCCCACGCCATGGGCCTGCGGGTGGTGGCCGAAGGGGTCGAAACCGAAGGCCAGCACCACATCCTGCGCACCTTCGCCTGCGACGAGCTGCAAGGCTTCCTGTTCGCCCGCCCGATGCCGGCCGACAAGCTCACGCTGTGGATACTGGAAGACAGGCACTCCTCCCGCCCGCTCGAATTCCGGCCCTCCATCTACGGTGAACCGGCCCTGCTGCCGGTGGAACACTGA